Proteins encoded together in one Mobula birostris isolate sMobBir1 chromosome 9, sMobBir1.hap1, whole genome shotgun sequence window:
- the LOC140203419 gene encoding hemoglobin subunit beta-like yields the protein MVKLTEAQEQYIKGVWKEVDQKQITAKALERVFKVYPWTTRLFTKLGGHFAANDSGVQVHAEKVLRALGDAVDDMKKVESNFQSLSAKHQDIGVDTQNFKLLGQAFIVELALHYKKGFRPEEHEAAFKFFKLVAEALASNYH from the exons ATGGTGAAATTAACAGAAGCACAGGAGCAATACATCAAGGGTGTTTGGAAGGAAGTGGATCAGAAACAAATAACTGCCAAAGCCCTGGAAAG GGTGTTCAAGGTATATCCATGGACAACCAGGCTGTTTACCAAGCTCGGTGGCCATTTtgcagccaatgacagtggtgttcaGGTTCACGCAGAGAAAGTGCTAAGGGCTCTGGGCGACGCTGTTGATGATATGAAGAAAGTCGAAAGTAATTTCCAATCCCTGAGTGCTAAACATCAAGACATCGGAGTGGACACTCAAAACTTCAAG CTTCTTGGCCAGGCCTTCATTGTTGAACTGGCTCTTCATTACAAGAAAGGATTCAGACCAGAGGAACATGAAGCTGCCTTCAAGTTTTTTAAACTGGTTGCAGAAGCTCTCGCCAGCAACTACCATTAA